Proteins encoded in a region of the Zerene cesonia ecotype Mississippi unplaced genomic scaffold, Zerene_cesonia_1.1 Zces_u004, whole genome shotgun sequence genome:
- the LOC119838674 gene encoding calcitonin gene-related peptide type 1 receptor-like, whose amino-acid sequence MDDPERIAREQLACDLANNLTVPPPGLYCEGTFDTWLCWPHTPANTTAYAHCPLFVPGFSTELLAYKECTADGTWWRHPDSGKPWSNYTTCVKPEEDVGEVIALYETGYSISLIALLVSLAILSYFKSLRCARITVHMNLFASFALNNALWLAWYGMVVNNADTPKENPVWCRLLNAILQYALLTNYTWMLCEGLYLHTVLVSAFVSERRLVRVLLAAGWLLPVPSAIIHAARRTASEDPFCWADDGAPRPELAVLVCATVILNLAFLCNIVRVLCTKLRAGGGAGIARPSATALHALRATCLLAPLLGVQYLLTPFRPERDASWWRAYEYVSAIMTSLQGLCVAVLYCFCNGEVLAQLRRKWRVLTFRPRANSTTNTTVSFVRSAGAAGGEDKV is encoded by the exons ATGGATGACCCGGAGAGGATCGCGCGGGAGCAGCTTGCTTGCGACCTTGCCAATAACCTCACCGTACCACCGCCAG gtcTCTACTGTGAAGGTACATTCGACACTTGGCTGTGTTGGCCGCACACGCCCGCCAACACCACTGCGTACGCGCATTGCCCACTATTCGTGCCCGGATTCAGTACTGAAT TGCTCGCTTATAAGGAATGTACAGCTGATGGCACTTGGTGGCGGCACCCTGACTCAGGGAAACCCTGGTCCAATTACACTACTTGCGTCAAACCTGAAGAA gaTGTAGGTGAAGTGATAGCGCTTTACGAAACTGGTTATAGTATATCTCTGATTGCTCTACTCGTATCTCTGGCGATTCTCTCATATTTCAA GAGTTTAAGATGCGCCAGGATTACAGTACACATGAACTTATTCGCTTCGTTTGCACTCAACAATGCGCTATGGCTGGCTTGGTACGGCATGGTGGTGAACAACGCGGACACGCCCAAAGAAAACCCTGTCTGGTGCAGACTCCTCAACGCGATCCTGCAATACGCCCTCCTAACGAACTACACCTGGATGTTATGCGAAGGCCTCTACCTTCACACCGTACTAGTCAGCGCTTTCGTGTCGGAGCGACGCTTAGTCCGAGTCCTGCTGGCCGCTGGATGGCTACTGCCTGTTCCATCAGCTATCATCCACGCAGCGAGACGCACGGCATCTGAAGACCCATTCTGCTGGGCAGACGATGGCGCCCCACGCCCAGAACTTGCCGTGCTAGTCTGTGCTACTGTGATCCTAAACTTAGCATTTCTTTGCAATATTGTCAGGGTGTTGTGTACAAAATTACGCGCCGGTGGTGGAGCAGGGATAGCCAGGCCATCGGCGACGGCTCTGCACGCCTTGCGGGCTACCTGTCTCCTGGCGCCATTGCTTGGAGTCCAGTACTTATTGACGCCGTTCAGGCCGGAGAGGGATGCGAGCTGGTGGCGGGCCTACGAGTACGTGTCGGCGATCATGACGTCACTGCAAGGGTTGTGCGTGGCCGTGCTATACTGCTTCTGCAATGGGGAGGTCCTAGCGCAGCTGAGGAGGAAGTGGCGCGTGCTGACGTTTAGACCGAGAGCGAATTCAACGACGAATACTACTGTGTCG TTCGTAAGATCAGCGGGCGCGGCAGGTGGTGAGGATAAGGTCTGA
- the LOC119838741 gene encoding structural maintenance of chromosomes protein 1A, translating into MPAFLKYIDMENFKSYRGHHQIGPLKSFTAVVGPNGSGKSNFMDAVSFVMGEKTSLLRVKRLSDLIHGASINKPVSRSASVTATFVLEDMTEKQFMRSVIGQSSDHKIDGQSVSISQYLAELEKLGINVKAKNFLVFQGAVESIAMKNPKERTALFEEISGSGVLKEQYELCRAEVNRADEEAQFSYQKKKGVAAERKEAKFEKEEAEKYTRLKEELQQQKIELQLFHLYHNEKEIQSCEEDLQYKQTELAKIEKKRQKAEDALKEKKKAAGTAQRDLAKIEQDIREVEAEVSKKRPTFIKAKERVSHTQKKLESAVKTLEQARKAHEAHQADIRKLEGELREIEEQKASWEQSQLGTSATRADVHLEEAQIREYEELKMEATRQAARYLQELDSVNREQKADQDRLDNELRRKGEFENKHRQKGHERNEAMKRVEKLNEHIKSSEQALEEQRRLRAELQADVGSCRGKAAALQAALEEVAAQLGDARVDKHEEARRRKKQEIVESFKREIPGVYDRMINMCQPTHKRYNVAITKVLGKYMEAIVVDTEKTARRCIQVLKERMLEPETFLPLDYIQAKPLRERLRDIKEPKNVKLLFDVLRFEPAAIHRAVLFVTNNALVCETPEDASRVAYDLDRNKNSRYDALALDGTFYQKSGIISGGSLDLARKAKRWDEKHLSQLKAKKEKLTEELRESMKKSRKESELTTVDSQIRGLESRLKYALSDRDATLKQIKALDAELAELEHKMDMFGPQIEEIERTICARDAKIQEIKENMNNVEDVVFRAFCRDIGVANIRQYEERELRAQQERAKKRMEFEAQIDRIASNLEFERSRDTQKNVTRWERTVQDGEDELEANRQAEAKQRQDIDRELRRADALKADRAAARAALDAADELSAQARKDLANIQKDIASVQKQIAAIEARIDTRRSDRHNILRQCKIDDIIVPLLEGSLHDTADESEPSSMSSSQRTTRIRVDYSMLSEALKELEEADEIKRKADKLQKGINSLQNTVDKIQAPNMRAMQKLNEVREKVNATNEAFVAARKRAHKAKLAFEKVKKERHDKFMTCFEHVANEIDAIYKALAMNQSAQAFLGPENPEEPYLDGINYNCVAPGKRFQPMSNLSGGEKTVAALALLFAIHSYQPAPFFLLDEIDAALDNTNIGKVAAFIRSKKGSLQTIVISLKEEFYGCADALVGICSEPADCLVSDVITLSLENYPD; encoded by the exons ATGCCTGCTTTTTTAAAGTACATAGATATGGAAAACTTCAAGTCCTACCGTGGACATCATCAGATCGGACCTCTGAAGTCTTTTACTGCTGTTGTAGGGCCAAATGGATCAG GAAAATCAAACTTCATGGATGCCGTAAGTTTTGTGATGGGTGAGAAGACATCTCTGCTGCGTGTGAAACGGCTCAGCGATCTCATTCATGGTGCTTCTATCAATAAGCCGGTGTCTAGaag tgcATCGGTGACAGCAACATTTGTGTTGGAAGATATGACTGAGAAGCAATTCATGAGATCTGTCATTGGTCAGTCTTCGGACCACAAAATCGATGGACAG TCTGTATCAATAAGTCAGTACCTGGCTGAATTGGAGAAGCTCGGCATCAACGTGAAGGCCAAGAACTTCCTGGTGTTCCAAGGTGCGGTGGAGAGCATCGCCATGAAGAACCCCAAGGAGAGGACCGCTTTGTTCGAGGAGATAAGTGG CTCCGGAGTACTGAAAGAGCAGTACGAGTTGTGTCGGGCGGAAGTGAACCGCGCGGACGAAGAGGCGCAGTTCTCTTACCAGAAGAAGAAGGGAGTGGCCGCGGAGCGGAAGGAGGCCAAGTTCGAGAAGGAGGAAGCGGAGAAGTACACGAGGCTTAAGGAGGAGCTG CAACAACAAAAGATAGAGCTCCAGCTCTTCCACCTGTACCACAACGAGAAAGAGATCCAGTCCTGCGAAGAGGACCTGCAGTACAAGCAGACGGAGCTGGCCAAGATCGAGAAGAAGCGGCAGAAAGCGGAAGATGCCTTGAAGGAAAAGAAGAAAGCGGCCGGCACTGCGCAGCGGGACTTGGCCAAGATAGAGCAGGATATACGGGAAGTG GAAGCGGAAGTGTCAAAGAAGCGTCCGACGTTCATAAAGGCGAAGGAGCGAGTGTCGCACACGCAGAAGAAACTGGAGAGCGCGGTGAAAACCCTCGAGCAGGCGCGCAAGGCGCACGAGGCGCACCAGGCGGACATACG CAAACTGGAGGGTGAGTTACGGGAGATAGAGGAACAGAAAGCGAGCTGGGAGCAGTCGCAACTCGGCACCAGCGCCACTCGAGCTGATGTGCATCTCGAGGAGGCTCAG ATCCGCGAATACGAAGAGCTCAAAATGGAGGCGACCCGCCAAGCGGCGAGGTACCTGCAGGAGCTGGATTCGGTGAACCGCGAGCAGAAGGCGGACCAGGACCGGCTCGACAACGAGCTGCGGCGGAAGGGGGAGTTCGAGAACAAGCACCGCCAGAAG GGCCACGAGCGGAACGAGGCTATGAAACGAGTGgagaaattaaatgaacacATCAAGAGCTCCGAGCAAGCGCTCGAGGAGCAGCGCCGGCTGCGCGCCGAGCTGCAg GCGGACGTGGGCTCGTGCCGCGGCAAGGCGGCGGCGCTGCAGGCGGCGCTGGAGGAGGTGGCGGCGCAGCTCGGCGACGCGCGCGTCGACAAGCACGAGGAGGCGCGCCGCCGCAAGAAGCAGGAGATCGTCGAGAGCTTCAAGCGGGAGATACCCGGCGTG taCGACCGCATGATAAACATGTGTCAGCCGACCCACAAGCGTTACAACGTGGCCATCACGAAAGTCCTCGGCAAGTACATGGAGGCTATCGTGGTGGACACCGAGAAAACGGCCAGGCGCTGCATCCAGGTGCTGAAAGAGAGGATGCTGGAGCCGGAGACGTTCCTGCCCCTGGACTATATACAGGCGAAACCGCTGAGGGAGCGGCTGCG CGACATAAAAGAGCCGAAGAACGTGAAGCTGCTGTTCGACGTGCTGCGCTTCGAGCCGGCGGCGATCCACCGCGCCGTGCTGTTCGTCACCAACAACGCGCTCGTCTGCGAGACGCCGGAGGACGCGTCGCGCGTCGCCTACGACCTGGACCGGAACAAGAACAGCCGCTATGAC GCGCTCGCGCTGGACGGCACGTTCTACCAGAAGTCCGGTATCATATCGGGCGGCTCGCTCGACCTGGCGCGCAAGGCGAAACGCTGGGACGAGAAGCACCTGTCGCAGTTGAAGGCTAAAAAG GAGAAACTGACAGAGGAGCTCCGCGAGTCGATGAAGAAGTCGCGCAAAGAGTCCGAGCTGACGACCGTCGACTCGCAGATCCGCGGCCTCGAGTCGCGGCTCAAGTACGCGCTCTCCGACAGGGACGCTACG cTGAAACAAATCAAGGCGTTAGACGCGGAGCTCGCTGAGTTGGAACACAAGATGGATATGTTCGGC CCGCAAATCGAGGAGATAGAGCGCACGATCTGCGCACGCGACGCCAAGATACAAGAGATCAAGGAGAACATGAACAACGTCGAGGACGTGGTGTTCCGCGCCTTCTGCAGGGACATCGGGGTTGCCAACATACG GCAGTACGAAGAGCGCGAGCTGCGCGCGCAACAAGAGCGCGCCAAAAAGCGTATGGAGTTCGAGGCTCAGATCGACCGCATCGCTTCCAACCTCGAGTTTGAGCGCTCTCGAGACACGCAGA AGAACGTGACGCGGTGGGAGCGCACGGTGCAGGACGGCGAGGACGAGCTGGAGGCCAACCGGCAGGCGGAGGCCAAGCAGCGCCAGGACATCGACCGCGAGCTGCGCCGCGCCGACGCGCTCAAGGCCGaccgcgccgccgcgcgcgccgcgctcgACGCCGCCGACGAGCTCTCCGCGCAG GCGCGCAAGGACCTCGCGAACATCCAGAAGGACATAGCGAGCGTGCAGAAGCAGATCGCGGCCATCGAGGCGCGCATCGACACGCGCCGCTCCGACCGCCACAACATACTGCGCCAGTGCAAG ATCGACGACATAATAGTCCCGCTGCTGGAGGGCAGTCTACACGACACGGCGGACGAATCCGAGCCGTCCTCCATGTCTTCCTCGCAGCGCACCACTCG GATCCGCGTAGACTACAGCATGTTGTCGGAAGCCCTCAAGGAGCTGGAGGAAGCTGACGAGATCAAGCGCAAAGCGGACAAGCTGCAGAAGGGCATCAACTCGCTGCAGAACACCGTCGACAAGATACAGGCGCCAAATATGAGG GCGATGCAAAAACTGAACGAAGTGCGTGAAAAAGTGAACGCGACCAACGAGGCGTTCGTCGCGGCGCGCAAGCGGGCGCACAAAGCTAAACTCGCCTTTGAGAAG GTGAAAAAAGAGCGTCACGACAAATTCATGACCTGCTTCGAACACGTGGCCAACGAGATCGACGCTATATACAAG GCATTAGCAATGAACCAATCGGCGCAAGCGTTCCTCGGGCCGGAGAACCCAGAGGAGCCATATCTAGACGGGATCAACTACAACTGCGTGGCGCCCGGCAAGCGCTTCCAGCCCATGTCCAACCTGTCCGGCGGCGAGAAGACCGTCGCCGCGCTCGCGCTGCTCTTCGCCATACACAG CTACCAGCCGGCGCCGTTCTTCCTGCTGGACGAGATCGACGCGGCGCTGGACAACACCAACATCGGCAAGGTGGCCGCCTTCATCCGCAGCAAGAAGGGCTCGCTGCAGACCATCGTCATCTCGCTCAAGGAGGAGTTCTACGGGTGCGCCGACGCGCTCGTCGGCATCTGCTCCGAG CCCGCGGACTGCCTCGTCAGTGACGTCATCACACTCAGCCTCGAGAACTATCCAGATTAA